From Amphiura filiformis chromosome 20, Afil_fr2py, whole genome shotgun sequence, a single genomic window includes:
- the LOC140143119 gene encoding protein sll1483-like: MKVLVLLVLVGAAAATPLFTGEVMERQFREKNIVMMCKELGLMETVKMVEMAKLTKTLATGGPFTLFAPTDDAWNALPADFINELKMNMTALTMLLEFHVHAGKFMAAMIKDEMMIPTLLKAPMIRFNTYDMNLITATGSPVAKPDQMASNGVIHVINRVMWPIPMGDVVDVVSTMSNFSTLLTAVQAAGLGETLKGDALTIFAPTNEAFAKIPKKDLDALLANKTALINVLTYHVVPKTWWSAALSDNQMLPTACTACPMKLAVHINDMGVMINDATVVMADAAVSNGVIHVIDTVLMPKMDTL; the protein is encoded by the exons ATGAAGGTACTTGTACTGTTAGTACTTGTTGGGGCTGCTGCAGCCACCCCACTCTTTACCGGTGAAGTAATGGAGAGACAGTTTAGAGAGAAAAACATCGTGATGATGTGCAAAGAATTGGGACTGATGGAAACGGTGAAGATGGTGGAAATGGCAAAGTTGACCAAAACTTTGGCCACTGGAG GTCCGTTCACTTTGTTTGCTCCAACTGACGATGCCTGGAATGCCCTTCCTGCTGATTTCATAAATGAACTCAAGATGAACATGACCGCTCTCACGATGCTGTTGGAATTCCACGTCCATGCTGGTAAATTCATGGCTGCAATGATTAAAGACGAAATGATGATTCCAACCTTGTTGAAGGCGCCTATGATTCGATTCAACACATATGATATG AATTTGATAACTGCAACTGGTTCTCCCGTCGCTAAACCCGATCAGATGGCCAGTAACGGGGTTATTCACGTCATAAACCGGGTTATGTGGCCTATTCCTATGGGTGATGTTGTAGATGTTGTTTCTACTATGTCCAACTTCAGCACTCTTCTGACTGCTGTACAAGCTGCAGGTCTCGGAGAAACATTGAAAG GTGATGCACTGACTATATTTGCACCAACCAACGAAGCCTTTGCCAAAATCCCAAAGAAAGATCTTGATGCCCTACTTGCCAACAAAACTGCTTTGATCAACGTACTGACATACCATGTGGTACCAAAGACCTGGTGGAGTGCTGCGCTCTCTGACAACCAGATGTTGCCAACTGCATGCACTGCCTGCCCAATGAAGCTCGCTGTTCACATCAATG ATATGGGTGTAATGATCAACGATGCCACGGTTGTCATGGCTGATGCTGCTGTATCCAATGGCGTCATCCACGTTATCGACACAGTCCTCATGCCAAAAATGGACACTCTATAA